A window of the Paenibacillus woosongensis genome harbors these coding sequences:
- the lpdA gene encoding dihydrolipoyl dehydrogenase, with the protein MVVGDASLDIDTLVVGAGPGGYVAAIRAAQLGQKVLIVDKSELGGVCLNRGCIPSKALISAAHQYESAKHADAFGISVENVKVDFSKTQEFKNSVVKKMTQGVGGLLKGNKVEVFNGEVMFINENEARVFNEYEAPRYRFKHCILATGSRPIELKPFPFGGRILSSTEALELQEIPESLVVIGGGYIGAELGQMLSKFGTKVTIIEGMDTVLPGFDKDMTRLVAKSMEKTGIEIVTNAKAESAVQTDKNVTVKYSVNGESKEITADYLLVTVGRRPNTDGELGLDLAGVELDDRGLVKVDHQGRTSNPKIFAIGDIVPGLALAHKASYEGKVAAEAIAGLPSVVDYKAIPSVVFTDPECSSVGLTEKDAKEKGIKVKSGKFPFAANGRATSLNQPDGFMKLVANAENDLVIGAQIVGIEASNLITEIALAIEMGATLEDISLTIHAHPTLGEIAMEAAEVVEGKPIHIISR; encoded by the coding sequence ATGGTCGTAGGAGACGCTTCTCTTGATATTGATACACTGGTAGTCGGTGCAGGTCCCGGCGGATACGTGGCAGCCATTCGCGCTGCCCAGCTCGGACAAAAGGTACTGATCGTAGATAAATCGGAACTCGGCGGTGTGTGCTTGAACCGCGGATGTATTCCTTCCAAAGCATTGATCTCCGCTGCACACCAATATGAGTCTGCAAAACATGCGGATGCATTCGGTATTTCTGTAGAGAACGTAAAAGTGGATTTCTCGAAAACACAGGAATTCAAAAACAGCGTCGTCAAAAAAATGACTCAAGGCGTCGGCGGTTTGCTGAAAGGCAACAAAGTCGAGGTATTCAATGGCGAAGTGATGTTCATCAATGAGAACGAAGCTCGCGTATTCAACGAATACGAAGCACCTCGCTACCGTTTCAAACATTGCATCCTGGCAACGGGTTCCCGTCCGATAGAACTCAAGCCATTCCCATTTGGAGGACGCATTCTGTCTTCTACTGAAGCGCTCGAGCTTCAAGAAATTCCTGAGAGCCTGGTCGTTATCGGCGGCGGGTACATCGGTGCAGAACTTGGCCAAATGCTGTCCAAGTTCGGTACGAAAGTAACGATCATTGAGGGCATGGATACGGTACTGCCTGGCTTCGATAAGGATATGACTCGTCTTGTGGCGAAGAGCATGGAGAAAACAGGCATCGAGATCGTAACGAACGCGAAAGCGGAAAGTGCGGTACAAACCGACAAGAACGTTACGGTTAAATATTCCGTTAACGGTGAAAGCAAGGAAATTACGGCAGACTACCTGCTTGTTACTGTAGGACGCCGTCCAAACACAGACGGGGAGCTGGGTCTTGACCTGGCTGGCGTTGAGCTGGACGATCGCGGGCTGGTTAAAGTCGATCATCAAGGCCGTACATCCAATCCGAAAATCTTTGCAATCGGCGATATCGTCCCTGGCCTGGCACTCGCTCACAAAGCTTCCTACGAAGGTAAAGTGGCGGCTGAGGCCATTGCAGGACTGCCATCTGTTGTTGATTACAAAGCGATTCCTTCCGTTGTATTTACGGATCCTGAGTGCTCCAGCGTCGGCTTGACCGAGAAGGACGCGAAGGAAAAGGGCATCAAAGTGAAATCGGGTAAATTCCCGTTTGCGGCCAACGGACGCGCTACATCCCTGAACCAGCCAGACGGCTTCATGAAGCTTGTCGCCAACGCGGAGAACGACCTTGTCATCGGCGCGCAAATCGTTGGTATCGAAGCATCCAACCTCATTACTGAAATCGCGCTGGCGATTGAAATGGGCGCGACGCTTGAAGATATCTCCCTGACGATCCACGCTCACCCAACACTGGGTGAAATCGCGATGGAAGCGGCAGAGGTTGTCGAAGGCAAACCGATCCACATAATTTCCCGTTAA
- a CDS encoding dihydrolipoamide acetyltransferase family protein, whose protein sequence is MAKFEYRFPELGEGLHEGEIIKMHIKVGDKVTDDDIIMEVQNDKAVVEVPCPVNGTVQEVFGTDGAVFRVGQVVAVIDAEGDIPEQEGAPEEHSAQEADAAQGGADTKDSPATENPAAGKDSAAAPAAPNREILATPSVRKFAREKGVDLSQVQGSGKAGKITREDVEAFLSGGGTPAAAQESAKAAEAAPAAAPAAVSVSAEEERVPFKGIRKAISNAMVKSAYTAPHVTIMDEVDVTELVAFRTRMKPIAEKKGTKVTYLPFIVKALVAAARQFPALNASIDEENNEIVYKKHYDIGIATDTDNGLIVPVIKDADRKSIWMIADAIRDLAARGREGKLSPNEMRGSTISITNIGSAGGMFFTPIINYPEVAILGTGRISEKPVVKNGEVVVAPVMALSLSFDHRLIDGATAQYFMNYIKELLSNPELLVMEV, encoded by the coding sequence GTGGCTAAATTTGAATATCGTTTCCCTGAGCTTGGCGAGGGGCTTCACGAAGGCGAAATTATTAAAATGCATATCAAAGTCGGCGATAAAGTAACCGACGACGATATTATTATGGAAGTGCAAAACGACAAGGCGGTCGTTGAGGTTCCTTGTCCGGTAAATGGTACAGTGCAAGAGGTGTTCGGTACGGACGGGGCCGTGTTCCGCGTAGGTCAAGTCGTTGCCGTTATCGACGCTGAAGGCGACATTCCAGAGCAAGAGGGCGCTCCGGAAGAGCATAGCGCTCAAGAAGCCGATGCTGCACAAGGCGGAGCGGATACGAAAGATTCTCCAGCAACCGAGAATCCGGCGGCTGGCAAGGACAGCGCTGCTGCTCCAGCGGCACCTAACCGCGAAATTCTGGCTACGCCTAGCGTACGTAAATTCGCTCGTGAGAAGGGCGTAGATTTGAGCCAGGTTCAAGGCTCCGGCAAAGCAGGCAAAATTACACGCGAAGACGTGGAAGCATTCCTGAGCGGCGGCGGAACACCGGCTGCAGCCCAAGAGAGCGCGAAAGCTGCAGAAGCAGCTCCAGCAGCAGCTCCGGCAGCAGTCAGCGTAAGCGCCGAAGAAGAACGCGTACCGTTCAAAGGCATCCGCAAAGCGATCTCCAATGCGATGGTTAAATCCGCGTATACGGCTCCTCACGTTACGATCATGGACGAAGTTGACGTAACCGAGCTGGTAGCGTTCCGTACGCGTATGAAGCCGATCGCCGAGAAGAAAGGCACGAAAGTGACTTATCTTCCGTTTATCGTCAAAGCGCTTGTTGCGGCTGCTCGTCAATTCCCTGCGCTTAACGCTTCGATCGACGAAGAGAACAACGAGATTGTATACAAAAAGCATTACGATATTGGTATCGCAACCGATACGGACAATGGTCTGATCGTGCCGGTGATCAAGGATGCGGATCGCAAGAGCATCTGGATGATCGCAGACGCTATTCGCGATTTGGCTGCCCGCGGACGCGAAGGCAAATTGTCCCCTAACGAAATGAGAGGCAGCACGATTTCGATTACGAACATTGGCTCTGCCGGCGGTATGTTCTTTACTCCGATCATCAACTACCCTGAGGTAGCTATTCTCGGAACTGGCCGTATTAGCGAGAAGCCGGTTGTGAAGAACGGGGAAGTTGTCGTAGCTCCGGTTATGGCCCTGTCCCTCAGCTTTGACCATCGTCTGATCGACGGTGCTACTGCTCAATACTTCATGAACTATATCAAAGAGCTGCTCTCCAACCCTGAGCTGCTCGTAATGGAGGTATAA
- a CDS encoding alpha-ketoacid dehydrogenase subunit beta, producing MAQMNLKEAIRDAMRVELERDPNVLIFGEDVGNVGGVFRATEGLQKQFGEERVFDTPLAESAIGGMAVGLGIQGFRPIAEIQFVGFIFEALDQIVVQAARMRYRSGGRYNAPIVFRTPFGGGVKAAELHTDALEGLIAQTPGIKLVIPSNPYDAKGLMISAIRDNDPVFFMEHLNLYHAYREEVPEGEYTVEIGKAKVVREGSDVTIIAYGLMVHTAVKAAEELEKNGIKAEVIDLRTLVPLDIDTVIESVKKTNRAIIVQEAQKSAGIAAEVIAQINEKAILHLEAPVLRVAPPDTVYPFAQIEDQWLPSPATIIAGVNKVLEF from the coding sequence ATGGCACAAATGAATTTAAAAGAAGCGATTCGTGATGCGATGCGCGTGGAATTAGAACGTGATCCTAACGTTCTGATCTTCGGGGAAGACGTCGGTAATGTCGGTGGCGTATTCCGTGCTACGGAAGGCTTGCAAAAACAGTTCGGCGAAGAGCGCGTATTCGATACGCCGCTTGCAGAATCCGCTATTGGCGGTATGGCAGTAGGTTTGGGTATCCAAGGATTCCGTCCGATTGCGGAAATCCAGTTCGTAGGTTTTATCTTTGAAGCGCTCGATCAAATCGTGGTTCAGGCAGCCCGCATGCGTTACCGTTCCGGCGGCCGCTACAACGCGCCGATCGTATTCCGTACTCCGTTCGGCGGCGGTGTTAAAGCAGCTGAGCTGCATACAGACGCATTGGAAGGTTTGATCGCGCAAACTCCGGGTATTAAATTAGTGATTCCATCCAACCCTTACGACGCTAAAGGTTTGATGATTTCTGCTATCCGCGACAACGACCCTGTTTTCTTCATGGAGCACTTGAACCTGTACCATGCTTACCGTGAAGAAGTGCCAGAAGGCGAGTATACTGTTGAGATCGGCAAAGCGAAAGTCGTTCGCGAGGGCTCTGACGTAACAATCATCGCTTACGGCCTAATGGTTCATACGGCGGTTAAAGCAGCAGAAGAGCTTGAGAAGAACGGCATTAAGGCAGAGGTAATCGACCTCCGCACGCTCGTGCCTCTTGACATTGACACCGTTATTGAATCGGTGAAGAAAACGAACCGCGCTATTATCGTTCAAGAAGCGCAAAAATCTGCAGGTATCGCTGCAGAGGTTATCGCTCAAATTAACGAGAAAGCGATCCTTCACTTGGAAGCGCCGGTTCTTCGCGTAGCTCCGCCGGATACCGTCTATCCGTTCGCGCAAATCGAAGATCAATGGCTTCCGTCTCCGGCTACGATTATTGCAGGAGTGAATAAAGTACTCGAATTTTAA
- the pdhA gene encoding pyruvate dehydrogenase (acetyl-transferring) E1 component subunit alpha: MSKNKSRVPYEVYTEEVEALSVLSPDGEIVNKDKVPNLSDDQLKELMYRMVFTRTWDERAINLGRQGRLGFYAPVSGQEATMVGSEFALNKDDFICPGYRDMPQLVWHGLPLYQAFLYSRGHQHGGQIPEGVNVLMPQIIIGAQVLHAMGIAMGYKLKKQQQVAITYTGDGGSSEGDFYEALNFAGVYKLPVIFFVQNNGYAITTPFSKQTAALSIAHKAVAAGIRGVKIDGMDVFAVISAVQEAAERARNGEGATLIEAVTYRFRPHSLSDDTSKYRTKEEEGQWSEKDPIARLAKYLEKKGLWTEEDTARVKEEAKATVNEHIKKAEQTEKMTIPGLIDSMFETTPKHLEEQKADFQ, encoded by the coding sequence ATGAGCAAGAACAAGAGCAGGGTTCCTTACGAAGTATACACTGAGGAAGTCGAAGCTTTGTCCGTGCTATCCCCGGACGGTGAAATCGTTAACAAAGATAAAGTTCCTAATTTAAGTGATGATCAATTGAAAGAGTTAATGTACCGCATGGTATTTACCCGTACATGGGATGAAAGAGCCATTAACCTGGGCCGTCAAGGCCGTCTTGGATTCTATGCGCCTGTATCCGGCCAAGAAGCTACGATGGTGGGCAGCGAGTTCGCTTTGAACAAGGACGACTTCATTTGCCCGGGCTACCGTGATATGCCGCAGCTCGTATGGCATGGTCTTCCGCTGTATCAAGCGTTTCTGTATTCCCGCGGACATCAGCACGGCGGTCAGATTCCGGAAGGCGTCAACGTACTTATGCCACAAATCATTATCGGCGCCCAAGTGCTTCATGCCATGGGTATCGCTATGGGTTACAAACTGAAGAAGCAGCAGCAAGTCGCTATCACATACACAGGTGACGGGGGATCCTCCGAGGGCGATTTCTACGAAGCACTCAACTTTGCTGGAGTTTATAAACTGCCGGTTATTTTCTTTGTGCAAAACAACGGATATGCGATCACAACTCCGTTCTCCAAACAAACTGCAGCTCTATCGATCGCTCACAAAGCGGTTGCAGCGGGTATCCGCGGCGTGAAAATCGACGGTATGGACGTGTTTGCCGTTATCAGCGCTGTTCAAGAAGCAGCTGAGCGCGCTCGCAACGGTGAAGGTGCTACATTGATCGAAGCCGTTACTTACCGTTTCCGTCCACACTCCTTGTCCGATGATACTTCCAAGTACCGTACGAAGGAAGAAGAAGGCCAGTGGAGCGAGAAGGATCCAATCGCACGTCTTGCCAAATATCTGGAGAAGAAAGGTCTTTGGACAGAAGAAGATACAGCTCGCGTGAAGGAAGAAGCCAAAGCTACGGTTAATGAGCATATCAAGAAAGCAGAACAAACCGAGAAAATGACCATCCCTGGTCTGATCGATAGCATGTTCGAAACGACGCCTAAACATCTGGAAGAGCAAAAAGCAGATTTCCAGTAA
- a CDS encoding alpha/beta hydrolase — MTDSRYLKRTIVKEEIDSKYLDEKRSLRIYLPPGYNEILSYPVVYCQDGEEFFNYGRIATHANRLILDEGLDPFIIVGVEVDTSVRTEEYAPFGNRFDAYISCFTEEIIPYIESKYPVRREADERILAGDSLGGTISLHIAMKKPELFSKVISLSGAFYEKTQQLISEESDLSFLSLYMIVGLQEDNYTTDTGTYNFVELNRATKSLLEERGAQIRYLEKEGRHLWGFWQNELPEALLHFLK, encoded by the coding sequence ATGACGGATTCGCGCTATTTAAAACGAACGATCGTCAAGGAAGAAATCGACAGCAAATACTTGGATGAGAAGCGGTCGCTGCGGATTTATTTGCCTCCGGGCTATAATGAAATCCTCAGCTATCCTGTCGTATATTGTCAGGACGGAGAAGAATTTTTCAATTACGGCCGAATCGCTACCCATGCGAACCGCCTCATCCTAGATGAAGGGCTTGACCCGTTCATCATTGTTGGCGTCGAGGTTGATACATCGGTGCGTACCGAGGAGTATGCTCCTTTCGGCAACCGCTTCGACGCTTATATTTCCTGCTTCACTGAAGAAATTATTCCCTACATTGAGAGCAAATATCCGGTTCGCCGCGAAGCGGACGAACGTATTTTGGCTGGAGATTCGCTAGGAGGCACCATCTCGCTGCATATCGCTATGAAAAAACCTGAACTGTTTTCCAAAGTGATCAGCTTGTCCGGCGCGTTTTACGAAAAAACCCAGCAACTGATATCCGAAGAATCCGACTTGTCCTTCCTTTCCTTATATATGATCGTCGGCCTGCAGGAGGACAATTACACGACAGATACAGGAACGTATAATTTTGTGGAGCTGAACCGGGCGACCAAATCGCTCTTGGAAGAGCGCGGCGCCCAAATACGGTACCTTGAAAAAGAAGGCAGGCATTTATGGGGTTTCTGGCAGAACGAGCTGCCTGAAGCGCTCCTGCATTTTTTGAAATAG
- a CDS encoding IS3 family transposase (programmed frameshift) yields MPPKKGQTFAKYSEETKKEAVRLRTEENWSYSMIKEKLGIKSDAQIISWVRKAQRGESFEDCRGRWTKKHFSSVEEENAYLKAQVEYPKKAQSKSTRGGKLDKQARFESIREMSPLYPLVKLCKIAEVSRAGYYKWLNTLADREAMLEADTMLKDHILAIHRLRPYFGYYRMRTALRKEGLLVNHKKVRRLMRELGIRSVIRKKRPFTGYKPSVIFHNVLNRKFAAEAVMEKYVTDITYVRTGNDFIYLSVVMDLYNNEIIAWKLSERNDLQLVLETVKQITAPGALLHSDQGFQYTTKSYAALLDDLRLVGSHSRRGNCFDNACIESFFSHLKTEKLHLEKPKSIGEAQELIAQYIDYYNHERFQKKLGDRSPVEYRETIAA; encoded by the exons ATGCCACCAAAGAAGGGGCAGACGTTTGCCAAATACAGCGAGGAAACAAAGAAAGAAGCAGTACGACTACGTACAGAAGAAAACTGGTCGTATTCCATGATCAAAGAAAAGTTGGGAATCAAGAGTGATGCACAAATCATTAGCTGGGTGCGTAAAGCACAGAGGGGAGAAAGCTTTGAAGATTGTCGCGGACGATGGACGAAGAAGCATTTTAGCAGCGTAGAAGAAGAGAATGCTTACCTGAAAGCGCAGGTGGAATACC CTAAAAAAGCTCAATCCAAATCTACACGGGGAGGGAAGTTGGATAAGCAAGCCCGGTTCGAGTCCATTCGAGAAATGAGCCCGCTTTATCCGCTCGTGAAGCTCTGTAAGATTGCAGAAGTGTCACGAGCTGGTTACTACAAGTGGTTGAATACATTGGCAGATCGAGAAGCAATGTTAGAAGCAGATACCATGTTAAAGGATCACATCTTGGCCATTCATCGATTGCGGCCCTATTTTGGCTATTATCGCATGCGTACCGCTTTACGGAAGGAGGGCCTCCTTGTTAACCACAAAAAGGTCCGCAGGCTTATGCGTGAACTTGGAATACGGTCCGTTATTCGGAAGAAGCGTCCCTTCACCGGTTATAAACCCTCCGTCATATTTCACAATGTCTTAAACCGAAAGTTCGCGGCTGAAGCTGTTATGGAAAAATACGTAACAGATATCACTTATGTACGAACGGGTAATGACTTTATTTACCTATCCGTTGTCATGGATTTATATAATAATGAGATCATTGCTTGGAAGCTTAGCGAACGAAATGATCTCCAACTCGTACTTGAAACTGTGAAACAGATTACCGCTCCTGGAGCCCTTCTACATTCCGATCAGGGTTTTCAATACACGACTAAAAGCTATGCAGCCTTATTGGACGACCTAAGACTCGTAGGAAGCCACTCAAGGCGCGGGAACTGCTTTGACAACGCGTGTATTGAATCATTCTTCTCTCATCTAAAAACGGAAAAACTGCATTTAGAAAAGCCTAAATCGATCGGCGAGGCTCAAGAGCTTATCGCCCAGTATATCGATTATTATAATCACGAACGGTTTCAGAAAAAACTCGGCGACCGCTCCCCAGTGGAGTACCGGGAAACGATCGCCGCTTAG
- a CDS encoding thiamine diphosphokinase: MTEKRVLIFAGGNMNPVFLEEIRQNDLVIGADRGALFLVEHGIHPHISVGDFDSITPEELEKVKCASGKIITCDPINKDLTDTELAYVTAMDNEATEIIMMGVTGSRMDHTLANIQIMLRGLQHQVQSAIYDTHNYITLTGSTITIQEHGFTYASLVPLTPEVTGITLEGFMYPLDNATLRMGQSLGISNRLIGQEGTIRIESGLLLIIQSRD, translated from the coding sequence ATGACTGAGAAAAGAGTGCTCATTTTTGCAGGCGGCAATATGAATCCTGTATTTTTGGAGGAGATCAGGCAGAATGATCTGGTGATAGGCGCAGATCGCGGTGCATTATTTCTCGTAGAGCATGGTATCCACCCTCATATCTCCGTCGGAGATTTTGATTCCATTACACCGGAGGAGCTGGAGAAGGTTAAATGTGCCAGCGGCAAAATCATTACATGTGATCCAATAAATAAAGATTTGACGGATACCGAGCTGGCCTATGTAACCGCCATGGACAATGAAGCCACAGAAATCATCATGATGGGCGTGACCGGCTCAAGGATGGATCATACGCTAGCCAACATTCAAATCATGCTCCGAGGATTGCAGCACCAGGTCCAAAGCGCAATTTACGATACCCACAACTATATTACGCTTACCGGCTCCACCATCACCATCCAGGAGCACGGCTTCACTTACGCATCTTTGGTTCCTCTTACGCCGGAAGTGACCGGGATAACACTGGAAGGGTTCATGTATCCCCTAGACAATGCAACGCTTCGGATGGGGCAATCGCTTGGGATCAGCAATCGTCTTATCGGTCAGGAAGGAACCATCCGGATCGAGAGCGGTCTGCTTTTAATCATCCAAAGCCGGGATTAA
- a CDS encoding C40 family peptidase → MKLHTISQKVLTVGIVSAIGFGTLLASGGGTAQAAAAPQSAESVAVSKGTQVVNFGKKYMGTPYKFGASTSTTSVFDCSSFMKHIFKQYGVNLPRTSAAQSKVGKAVSKSNLLPGDLVFFSSGSRSTGSNITHVAVYMGNGKILHTYGKPGVTISDLNSGTWKRTYIKARRVL, encoded by the coding sequence ATGAAATTACACACTATATCCCAAAAAGTATTGACGGTAGGTATCGTTTCAGCTATTGGCTTTGGAACTTTGCTTGCAAGCGGAGGCGGTACGGCACAAGCGGCTGCTGCTCCTCAAAGCGCAGAAAGCGTTGCTGTTTCTAAGGGAACTCAAGTCGTTAACTTCGGAAAAAAATATATGGGCACACCTTATAAATTCGGTGCATCGACTTCAACAACAAGTGTATTCGACTGCTCTTCATTCATGAAGCATATTTTCAAACAATATGGCGTTAACCTGCCACGTACATCCGCTGCCCAATCCAAAGTAGGTAAAGCGGTATCCAAATCGAACCTTCTTCCGGGCGATCTGGTCTTCTTCTCCAGCGGCAGCCGTTCGACAGGAAGCAATATTACGCACGTAGCCGTATATATGGGCAACGGTAAAATCCTGCACACTTACGGTAAACCTGGGGTAACGATCTCTGATTTGAACTCCGGAACATGGAAAAGAACTTACATCAAAGCTCGTCGCGTACTGTAG
- a CDS encoding winged helix-turn-helix transcriptional regulator: protein MEVHILSAGGDSRESSRLYRQLKEAGYDVTWFRNKDVTKEELLKQRPDIMLVEKGVSDVDAMALLKAHEGVLSFPVVAVLLERSTEQLVGAFAAGASDVVDGSVPFEELAVRMEHWVRLFMRLNDGQPSEIIFEDLRIEPKSRKVFREGEIIKLTPKEYDLLVYLAKHANTVCHRDDILQEVWGYDFATGTNVVDVYVRHLRKKVDRGRARKIIHTVRGTGYMMH, encoded by the coding sequence ATGGAAGTTCACATATTATCGGCAGGAGGGGATTCCCGGGAGAGCAGCCGTTTGTACCGGCAGCTGAAGGAAGCGGGATATGACGTCACTTGGTTCCGCAACAAAGATGTGACGAAGGAAGAGCTGCTTAAACAAAGGCCAGACATTATGCTGGTTGAAAAAGGGGTGTCGGACGTCGATGCCATGGCGCTGCTTAAAGCTCATGAAGGCGTGCTATCATTTCCCGTCGTAGCCGTGCTTCTTGAACGAAGTACGGAGCAGCTTGTCGGGGCATTCGCAGCCGGGGCGAGCGACGTCGTAGACGGCAGCGTCCCGTTCGAAGAGCTGGCCGTACGTATGGAGCATTGGGTCAGGCTGTTCATGAGATTAAACGACGGCCAACCAAGCGAGATCATTTTCGAGGATTTGCGTATTGAGCCGAAAAGCCGCAAAGTATTCCGGGAAGGGGAAATCATCAAGCTGACTCCGAAGGAATATGATTTGCTCGTCTATCTCGCCAAGCATGCCAATACCGTATGCCATCGTGATGATATTTTACAGGAGGTATGGGGGTATGACTTTGCGACCGGTACGAATGTCGTAGATGTATATGTCCGCCATTTACGCAAAAAAGTCGACCGCGGCCGCGCTCGAAAGATTATCCATACCGTCCGGGGAACCGGCTATATGATGCATTGA
- a CDS encoding ThiF family adenylyltransferase, whose product MQGKRSETSAAVLSTETRDRTDRYSRQERFAMIGPEGQRKLSESAILIVGAGALGTGIAETLVRAGVGRVVIVDRDYVEWSNLQRQQLFAEEDAELRLPKAIAAQKRLQAINSEVTIEAHVMDVTYTEISSLLPGIRLILDATDNFDTRMVINDISQKKGIPWIYGACVGSYGITYTILPGKTACLNCLLGSIPLGGDTCDTAGIIPPTVQTVVAHQTTEALKLLTGQTEYLRGTLLTFDLWRNEQAALKMDAARKPDCPSCGSQPAYPYLSHSGSRKTEVLCGRDTVQIRPAKPREWNLEETANALMRLGEGTAEFNKFLLSYTIGERRLVLFKDGRALIHGTKDIVEAKVLYDRYFG is encoded by the coding sequence ATGCAAGGCAAGCGATCTGAAACCTCGGCAGCAGTTTTGTCCACGGAAACAAGAGACCGGACGGACCGGTATTCCAGGCAGGAACGTTTTGCGATGATCGGTCCGGAAGGGCAGCGCAAGCTGTCGGAAAGCGCTATTCTTATCGTAGGCGCTGGAGCGCTGGGCACAGGAATTGCGGAAACGCTCGTGCGGGCTGGCGTTGGGCGTGTAGTCATCGTGGACCGGGATTACGTGGAATGGAGCAATTTGCAAAGGCAGCAGCTGTTCGCGGAAGAAGATGCCGAGCTCCGGCTGCCTAAGGCAATCGCTGCCCAGAAGCGGCTGCAAGCGATTAATAGCGAAGTGACCATTGAAGCTCATGTCATGGATGTGACCTATACTGAAATAAGCTCCTTATTGCCGGGAATCCGGCTTATACTGGATGCTACCGATAATTTTGACACGAGAATGGTTATTAACGACATTTCCCAGAAGAAGGGAATTCCTTGGATTTACGGTGCCTGCGTAGGCAGCTATGGCATTACGTATACGATATTGCCAGGGAAGACCGCCTGTTTGAACTGTCTGCTGGGCTCAATTCCGCTTGGCGGCGATACTTGTGATACAGCAGGGATTATTCCGCCGACGGTTCAGACGGTTGTTGCCCATCAGACAACAGAAGCGCTGAAGTTGCTCACGGGACAGACCGAGTATCTTCGAGGAACGCTGCTGACATTTGACTTATGGCGCAATGAGCAGGCGGCGCTCAAGATGGATGCGGCCCGGAAGCCAGACTGTCCGTCCTGCGGCTCGCAACCAGCCTATCCCTATTTGTCCCATTCGGGCTCACGAAAGACCGAAGTGCTCTGCGGCAGGGATACTGTCCAAATTCGTCCGGCTAAACCGCGGGAATGGAATTTGGAGGAGACGGCCAATGCCCTGATGCGTCTTGGGGAAGGGACGGCAGAATTCAATAAGTTTCTGCTATCCTATACGATTGGAGAGCGCCGGCTGGTATTATTCAAAGACGGGCGGGCATTGATCCATGGAACGAAGGATATTGTAGAAGCCAAAGTGCTTTATGACAGGTACTTCGGCTAA